The following proteins are encoded in a genomic region of Maribacter hydrothermalis:
- a CDS encoding DUF4199 domain-containing protein, producing the protein MEENQPKTGKYALNFGLLLGVTSVVFAFMLYTADMHYQGGTVVMLISLGLSLAALLVAMIQFKKANNGFMTFGQALKIGVGVCLIGGIIGILFNQIMANVIDPDMMAKAMEFQKNQLLENSNMTVEQVDAQMEMGKPFTTPTMQIVFGLIFSLVIGFVLSLIPAFVLKKNENLN; encoded by the coding sequence ATGGAAGAAAATCAACCTAAAACTGGAAAATACGCATTAAATTTTGGATTACTTTTAGGAGTAACCAGTGTAGTGTTTGCATTTATGCTTTATACGGCCGACATGCATTACCAAGGAGGAACCGTTGTTATGCTTATTAGTCTAGGATTATCATTGGCCGCTTTACTAGTAGCTATGATTCAATTTAAAAAAGCAAATAATGGATTCATGACTTTTGGTCAAGCTCTCAAAATTGGAGTCGGAGTGTGTTTAATTGGTGGCATTATTGGTATCTTATTTAATCAAATTATGGCGAATGTCATTGATCCAGACATGATGGCAAAAGCTATGGAATTTCAAAAGAATCAGTTATTGGAGAATTCCAATATGACAGTAGAACAAGTAGATGCACAAATGGAAATGGGAAAACCTTTTACTACACCTACCATGCAAATAGTTTTTGGTCTAATATTCAGTTTGGTAATCGGTTTTGTACTTTCTTTAATTCCAGCATTCGTTTTAAAAAAGAATGAAAATCTTAACTAA
- a CDS encoding glycosyltransferase family 2 protein: MQLSIVIPLLNEEESLEELHDWIVSVMQSNHFSYEILFVDDGSTDSSWDIITDLSNRNPHVKGIHFLRNFGKSQALHAGFKAVSGDVIITMDADLQDNPEEIPELYNMVTNEGYELVSGWKKKRYDSIIFKNTPSKLFNWAARRTSGVRLHDFNCGLKAYAKDVVKNIEVSGEMHRYIPVLAKNAGFSKIGEKVVQHQARKYGKTKFGMERFINGFLDLLTIWFVSRFGKRPMHLFGALGVLMFLIGFGFAIYLGIDKLFINPFGRLITDRPQFYISLIAMVIGTQLFLAGFIGEILIRSKKEEKRYIVSEELNTALLE; the protein is encoded by the coding sequence ATGCAATTATCAATAGTAATTCCTTTACTTAACGAAGAAGAGTCGCTTGAAGAACTTCATGATTGGATTGTATCCGTAATGCAATCCAATCATTTTTCTTATGAAATACTATTTGTTGATGACGGGAGTACGGATAGCTCCTGGGATATTATTACAGATTTATCCAATCGAAACCCTCATGTAAAAGGTATTCACTTTCTACGTAATTTCGGAAAATCTCAAGCCCTGCACGCAGGATTTAAAGCGGTAAGCGGTGATGTCATCATTACTATGGATGCTGATTTACAAGATAACCCAGAAGAAATACCGGAACTATACAACATGGTAACCAATGAAGGTTATGAATTGGTCTCTGGCTGGAAAAAGAAACGTTACGATTCTATCATCTTCAAAAACACGCCATCAAAATTATTTAATTGGGCAGCCAGACGTACTTCGGGAGTGCGACTTCATGATTTTAACTGCGGTTTAAAAGCATACGCAAAAGACGTAGTAAAAAATATTGAAGTTTCTGGCGAAATGCATAGATACATACCTGTTCTTGCAAAGAATGCAGGTTTTTCAAAAATTGGTGAAAAGGTAGTACAACACCAAGCTCGTAAATACGGTAAAACAAAATTCGGAATGGAACGTTTCATAAATGGATTTCTAGATTTATTGACCATTTGGTTCGTTTCTAGATTTGGTAAACGACCTATGCACTTATTTGGAGCGTTAGGTGTTTTAATGTTCCTAATAGGATTCGGATTTGCTATTTATTTAGGTATAGATAAATTATTTATTAATCCGTTTGGAAGATTGATTACCGATCGTCCACAATTTTATATTTCATTGATAGCCATGGTTATAGGAACACAACTGTTCCTAGCCGGATTTATTGGAGAAATATTAATACGATCTAAGAAAGAAGAAAAAAGATATATTGTCTCCGAAGAATTAAACACCGCACTTTTAGAATAG
- a CDS encoding phospho-sugar mutase, giving the protein MDNILDTAKTWLTDFFDPAVKKEIEHLIANDKEELNDRFYKNMEFGTGGMRGVMGVGTNRINKYTLGKSTQGLSNYLNKVYKGEEIKVVIAFDCRHNSDTLARTVAEVFSANNIKVYLFSDLRTTPELSFAVRYLNCHAGIVLTASHNPPEYNGYKVYWTDGGQIVPPQDGAIISEINALGFEDIKFTANDNLIQVIDKEVDEAFIKQSVAAGNFNAAGKNDFKIVFTSLHGTSITAIPEVLKRGGYENVTIIEEQAKPDGNFPTVKSPNPEESEALSMAVKKAEEIGADMVVGTDPDSDRLGIAVRNLEGKMEIVNGNQAMVLMTKFLLEKRKEKGFKGNEFIATTIVSTPMMEAMAKAYGVEFKTALTGFKWIGKMIKDFPQSDFIGGGEESFGYMVGDFVRDKDAVTSTLLACEIASQAKANGSSFYKDLIQCYVDYGFYKEHLVSITKKGISGAEEIKQMLKDFKENPVETVAGSKVKWIEDYNTSTAKNVLTGEEITIDIPKSNVLIYETEDGTRIAARPSGTEPKVKFYISTNTKLEKTEDYKKVSAELDDKIKNILAELNLG; this is encoded by the coding sequence ATGGATAACATCCTTGATACCGCAAAAACCTGGCTTACCGATTTTTTCGACCCAGCCGTAAAGAAAGAAATTGAACATCTTATCGCTAATGATAAGGAAGAACTGAACGACCGTTTCTATAAAAATATGGAATTCGGTACCGGTGGTATGAGGGGTGTAATGGGCGTAGGTACCAATCGCATAAATAAATACACGTTGGGCAAAAGCACACAAGGACTTAGTAACTATCTAAATAAGGTGTATAAAGGGGAGGAAATTAAAGTAGTTATTGCTTTTGATTGCCGCCATAATAGCGATACATTGGCTAGAACGGTAGCTGAAGTTTTTTCTGCAAACAATATTAAAGTATACCTTTTTTCAGATTTGCGTACTACTCCTGAGCTTTCGTTCGCCGTAAGATATCTAAATTGCCATGCAGGTATTGTTTTAACGGCATCGCACAACCCACCAGAATATAATGGGTATAAAGTATACTGGACAGACGGCGGACAAATTGTTCCACCACAAGATGGAGCCATAATTTCCGAAATTAATGCACTTGGTTTTGAGGATATCAAATTCACGGCAAATGATAATTTAATTCAAGTTATCGATAAAGAAGTGGACGAAGCTTTTATAAAGCAATCTGTAGCTGCAGGTAACTTTAATGCTGCCGGTAAAAATGACTTTAAAATAGTTTTCACATCATTACATGGTACCTCCATAACTGCAATACCGGAAGTATTGAAACGAGGTGGATATGAAAATGTGACTATTATAGAAGAACAGGCTAAACCCGATGGAAATTTCCCAACGGTAAAATCCCCTAATCCAGAAGAATCCGAAGCACTTTCGATGGCTGTAAAAAAGGCCGAAGAAATTGGTGCTGATATGGTTGTAGGTACAGATCCAGATAGTGATCGTTTAGGTATTGCCGTTCGTAACTTAGAAGGTAAAATGGAAATTGTCAACGGAAACCAAGCAATGGTTTTAATGACAAAATTCCTTTTAGAAAAGAGAAAAGAAAAAGGTTTTAAAGGCAATGAATTTATTGCTACCACAATTGTTTCCACACCTATGATGGAAGCTATGGCGAAAGCATACGGCGTTGAATTTAAAACTGCGCTTACCGGCTTTAAATGGATTGGTAAAATGATTAAAGATTTCCCCCAGTCAGACTTTATTGGCGGTGGAGAAGAAAGTTTTGGTTATATGGTAGGTGATTTTGTTCGCGATAAGGATGCGGTTACTTCTACCCTATTGGCTTGTGAAATTGCTAGCCAAGCGAAAGCTAATGGCAGCTCTTTCTACAAAGATTTAATTCAATGTTATGTTGATTATGGTTTCTACAAAGAACATTTAGTTTCTATTACCAAAAAAGGTATTAGTGGTGCTGAAGAAATTAAGCAAATGTTGAAAGATTTCAAGGAAAACCCGGTGGAAACTGTAGCTGGTTCTAAAGTAAAGTGGATTGAAGATTACAACACTTCAACTGCCAAAAATGTATTGACGGGTGAAGAAATAACTATTGATATTCCAAAATCCAACGTTTTAATTTATGAAACTGAAGACGGTACAAGAATTGCCGCAAGACCAAGTGGAACGGAACCTAAGGTTAAATTCTACATCAGTACAAATACGAAATTAGAAAAAACTGAAGATTACAAAAAAGTATCGGCAGAACTTGATGATAAAATCAAAAATATTCTTGCTGAACTTAATTTAGGTTAA
- a CDS encoding ABC transporter ATP-binding protein — protein sequence MNYFKKILRFAKPYKIYAILNIISNIFYALFSTLAMISLFPMLNVLFKQTEKIYTKPQWNGISDLKDYVTESLNFYITQRSEQSDPGEVLMLMVGLIIAMFLLKNLFNYLAMYFITFLRNGVLKDLRNELYDKTVELPISYYSEKRKGDTIARITSDVLEIQHSFLSILELIVREPLTIIFTIIAMLAISPKLTLFVFLFLPLSGFLISLIGKSLKRKSDKVQNEQGYFLSILEETLGGLRVIKAFNSESVFAEKFQASTKRFFNFSNSLLNRQNLASPTSEFFGIAAIGVILWYGGQMVLVDKTLEAELFITYMALSYQILTPAKAISKASYGVKKGNAAAERVLEILETENPISEIENPIHLGTFNKAVNINNISFKYEDDYVLKNFSLIVEKGKTVALVGQSGSGKSTIANLVTRFYDVNEGTINIDGNNIKDLSKKSLRGLLGLVTQDSILFNDTVKNNIGLGKENATDDEIIEAAKIANAHDFIMDLPNGYDTNIGDSGNKLSGGQKQRLSISRAVLKNPPIMILDEATSALDTESERLVQDALEKMMKNRTSIVIAHRLSTIQNADTIVVLHKGEIVEQGTHAELLELNGSYMKLVQMQSLTS from the coding sequence ATGAACTATTTCAAAAAGATTCTTCGTTTTGCGAAGCCATACAAGATATATGCAATTTTAAACATTATATCGAACATCTTTTATGCATTATTTTCAACATTGGCAATGATTTCATTATTTCCAATGTTGAATGTGCTTTTTAAACAAACAGAGAAAATATATACCAAACCACAATGGAACGGTATTTCTGATTTAAAAGATTACGTAACGGAATCATTAAACTTTTATATAACGCAACGAAGCGAGCAGAGTGATCCCGGTGAAGTATTAATGCTGATGGTAGGCTTAATAATTGCTATGTTCCTTTTAAAGAATCTTTTCAACTACCTAGCTATGTATTTTATTACATTTTTACGTAATGGTGTACTTAAAGATTTACGTAATGAATTGTACGACAAAACAGTAGAACTACCCATATCATATTATTCTGAAAAAAGAAAAGGTGATACGATTGCCCGTATAACCTCAGATGTATTAGAAATTCAACATTCTTTTTTATCAATATTAGAATTGATTGTTAGAGAGCCACTTACAATTATATTTACCATAATAGCCATGCTCGCTATAAGTCCTAAATTGACTTTGTTCGTATTTCTATTTCTTCCACTTTCAGGTTTTTTAATTTCATTAATTGGAAAATCATTAAAACGAAAATCTGACAAGGTTCAAAATGAACAAGGGTATTTTTTATCAATTTTAGAAGAAACATTAGGTGGATTACGAGTTATAAAAGCTTTTAATTCCGAATCGGTATTTGCTGAAAAATTTCAAGCTTCTACCAAACGATTTTTTAATTTTTCTAATAGCCTACTCAACCGGCAAAACTTGGCTTCGCCTACAAGTGAATTTTTTGGCATTGCAGCCATTGGAGTAATTCTGTGGTATGGCGGGCAAATGGTGCTTGTAGATAAAACATTGGAAGCTGAACTATTTATAACGTATATGGCATTGTCATATCAAATATTGACTCCTGCAAAAGCCATAAGTAAAGCTTCTTACGGAGTTAAAAAAGGAAACGCAGCTGCAGAACGTGTTTTAGAAATATTGGAGACAGAAAATCCTATTTCTGAAATTGAAAATCCTATCCACCTAGGAACATTTAATAAAGCAGTTAATATCAATAACATATCTTTTAAATATGAAGATGATTATGTATTAAAAAATTTTAGCCTAATTGTTGAAAAAGGAAAAACAGTTGCCTTAGTAGGGCAATCCGGTAGCGGTAAAAGTACCATTGCCAATCTAGTTACGCGATTCTACGATGTGAACGAAGGAACTATTAATATTGATGGCAATAATATTAAAGACCTTAGTAAAAAGTCGTTACGTGGTCTACTAGGACTGGTAACACAAGACTCCATCTTATTTAATGATACGGTTAAAAATAACATCGGATTAGGGAAAGAAAATGCTACTGACGACGAAATCATCGAAGCAGCAAAAATAGCAAACGCACATGATTTTATAATGGATCTGCCTAACGGTTATGATACCAATATTGGTGATAGCGGTAATAAGTTAAGTGGAGGTCAAAAGCAGCGATTATCCATTTCTAGAGCGGTATTAAAGAATCCGCCCATAATGATTTTGGATGAAGCTACTTCTGCTTTAGATACTGAAAGTGAACGCCTTGTTCAAGATGCTCTTGAAAAAATGATGAAAAACAGAACTTCAATTGTTATTGCACACCGACTTTCGACGATTCAAAATGCAGATACCATTGTCGTACTTCACAAAGGAGAAATTGTGGAGCAAGGCACGCATGCTGAACTTTTAGAGTTAAATGGGAGTTATATGAAACTAGTTCAGATGCAATCATTAACCTCCTAA
- a CDS encoding RNA polymerase sigma factor, which translates to MIEEETLVLDLKTKSKQAQAFEVLVNTYKERLYWQIRSIVLSHDDADDVLQNTFIKVYRNIDGFKGESKLFSWMYRIATNEALNFIKQRAKLQGLSDTDYQDKLVSNLEADVYFEGDEIQLQLQKAIATLPEKQKLVFNMKYFQELKYEEISEILDTSVGGLKASYHLAVKKLEQYLKED; encoded by the coding sequence GTGATTGAAGAGGAAACATTAGTATTAGATTTAAAAACTAAAAGCAAGCAAGCACAAGCTTTTGAGGTATTGGTAAATACCTACAAAGAACGTTTGTACTGGCAGATACGAAGTATTGTATTAAGCCATGATGATGCTGATGATGTTTTACAGAACACTTTTATTAAAGTTTATAGAAATATAGACGGATTTAAAGGAGAAAGTAAACTCTTTTCTTGGATGTACCGTATTGCAACCAATGAAGCTTTGAATTTTATAAAACAACGAGCAAAACTGCAAGGTTTATCTGATACTGATTATCAAGATAAATTAGTATCCAACTTAGAGGCAGATGTCTATTTTGAGGGAGATGAAATTCAACTTCAACTTCAAAAAGCAATTGCCACACTACCTGAAAAGCAAAAATTGGTTTTTAATATGAAATACTTTCAAGAGCTGAAGTATGAAGAAATTTCAGAAATATTGGACACTTCTGTAGGGGGATTAAAAGCCTCATACCATTTAGCAGTTAAAAAATTAGAGCAGTATTTAAAAGAAGATTAA